The Candidatus Zixiibacteriota bacterium genome segment TCGTTGGAAACTGTCTTGACATGGGATTGGAACCCTCGCTTGGCCAGAAGGTCCCATGTTTTCCCAATAGCCTGAACCTTAAGTCCGTTTTTATTCATGAGGTCGAGAATCGTATCCGCAAATGGCGTCAATGAGAAATCGCGCCTTCCGGTTGTTCGTTCAAAACTACCGGGTGACCCAACAAACGGTCGCGCGATAACCCGCCCCACAGCATGCTCGCCGGAAAGTAACTCGCGTGCAATACGACATAACTCGTACTGTCGTTCGAGCGGATATACGCCCTCGTGCGCCGCCAGTTGCCACACTGAATCGGCGGAGGTGTACAAAATGATCGCGCCGGTCTTCAAATGTTCAGGGCCGAATCGCTCGATGATCTCAGTACCTGACGCGGTGATATTGCCGATTGTCTCTACACCAGACAGGCGTTCAAACTCCGCCACGAGCTCCCTCGGGAAACCATTGGGATAGGTTGGAAACGGTTGGTCCAGAATTAACCCGGTGATCTCCCAGTGACCACTGGTAGAATCCTTGCCGGGAGACCTGGCAGCCATCTTGCCATAGCATCCGGTTGGCTTATCATGCTGTGGGACACCCTCTATTGCCACGATGTTGCCCAGTCCGAGACGCTGCGCATACGGCATATTGAGTCCGCTGGCAGCTTGTGCTGTGTGGGGAATGGTTGCGGTTCCGGCATCACCATAGTCCGCAGCATCAGGCATCGCACCCACACCACAGCCATCAATTACAACCAGAATTATACGTCCAATTGACATGCCTCAAGTTAGGACGCGGACGATGAGAAAGGCAAACAGAAAGTATCGATGGATTACGGTCGCCCTTCGAATCCGCTCAGGACGACGAGCGTGAAGACATGCTCGTCCGGGAAAGGTTACTCGTACCGGAGAGACTCAATCGGATCGAGGGCGGCTGCCTTGTAGGCGGGATAGATACCAGAAATCAGGCCTACCGAAACCGATACAGTGAATCCGATCAGTATCCAGAAAGCGGACAATGCAAGAGGGAAACCCAACAAAGCATTGACTGCCAGCCCTGCCCCGGCTCCGAACACAATGCCGATTGTTCCCCCAGCGCCGGTCAGGGTCACAGCCTCGGTCAGGAATTGCAGAATGATATTAGCTCGCTTGGCACCTATAGCCTTGCGCACTCCTATCTCGCGCGTGCGTTCGGTTACTGATACCAGCATGATGTTCATTACTCCGATACCGCCGACCATCAGCCCAACCGACGTAATGGTGATCATAGCCAGGTAGATGTATTGGGTGATATTGGCGATGTAGTCCTTGAAACTCTCCTGAGTCGAGAGCGCGAAGTTGTTACCCTTATTGAACGGAACCTGGCGGTAGACGCGTAGCGCTCCGATAATCTCCTCTTCAGCCTGGTCAATCAGTTCATTGCTTTCGGCTCGTGCCATGAGGAACAACTCTTCCTCCCAGGGATGGATCTTCTCAAAAGTGGACAACGGCATTGTCACCTGGTTGTTCTCGTTGTCGTTGTCGAAGTTCGATTCCTTTTCTTCAAATACGCCCACCACCTGAAACCGGTTGCCATTGACCCGGATGATTTTGTCTATCGGCGACTCCGATTCAAAGAGCATCTCGGCCAGATTGTGTCCGATCACACAGACCATCGCGCGGCTCTGTTCATCTAAAGCCGTCAAGAACCGCCCCTGTTCCATCCCAAGGTTGTTGACTTTGAGATAGGCTGGCCAGGTTCCCATCAGATTCGGGCGATTCCCTTTGCGATTTTTGTATTTAACTTCATTGCCACCGGGTGCAAAGTAATAGTTCTGTGGTGAGACCCCATCCACACTTGGGCACTGTTCCTGAATGATTCTGGCCTCGCCGGAAGAAATCGGTGGTCGGTTGCGATCGTCATCACTGAGTTTACTCCGATCAACATCAAAAGCATATCGAGTGATAAAGATGGAATTTGACCCCAGCGCATCGATCTCCTCATCCATCGCCCCATCCAAGCCGTCAATAATCGACGCCAGTGAAATAACCGACGCCACACCAATCATAACGCCCAGAATCGTCAAACCGGCTCGCATCTTATTGGCCCGAACCGACGACAACGCCATCGCTATTGCATCTCTGATTTCTATCGGGGTCAGAATCATCTCGTCTGCCTATTCATAACTTAATGCCTTAATTGGATCGAGCTTAGCCGCCTTCATCGCCGGGTAAATACCAAACACTAACCCGGTACCAGTCGAGATGGACAGGCCGGCAATAATAGCCACCGTCGATGGTGATATCTCCATGTCGATCATACCCACCAATACCTTCGCAATTATGTAGCCCAGCACAATCCCAACCAGTCCTCCTGACATAGTGACCAGCATGGCTTCGTACAAGAACTGGAGAAGGATATGCTTCCGTTTCGCTCCCACTGACTTCCGGATGCCTATTTCGCGTGTACGTTCAGTAACCGAGACCATCATGATATTCATGACAACAATACCGCCCACAACCAACGAGATCGATGATATTCCAACCAGACCAGTTCTGAATATCGCCGTCACCGAATTGACCATATCCAACACGTTCTCAGCCGTAACCAGGGAGAAATCGTCTGGCTTGTCGTAGGGAACGTGACGCTTTGATCGCAATACCAGCCGTACTTGATCCATGGCCTCCGGTAGCTGAGCAACCGATGCGGCTTTGATCGTGATATTCATGTTGTCCCCCGGTTCACCAAACTGCTTGATAAAGGTCGAAAACGGAACAATAACAAAATTGTCTCGATTGTTTCCAAAAGTCGACCCC includes the following:
- a CDS encoding phosphopentomutase encodes the protein MSIGRIILVVIDGCGVGAMPDAADYGDAGTATIPHTAQAASGLNMPYAQRLGLGNIVAIEGVPQHDKPTGCYGKMAARSPGKDSTSGHWEITGLILDQPFPTYPNGFPRELVAEFERLSGVETIGNITASGTEIIERFGPEHLKTGAIILYTSADSVWQLAAHEGVYPLERQYELCRIARELLSGEHAVGRVIARPFVGSPGSFERTTGRRDFSLTPFADTILDLMNKNGLKVQAIGKTWDLLAKRGFQSHVKTVSNDEGMKGIIKFARDDRQHDMAFANLVDFDMLWGHRRDENGFARALEDFDQGLGSLLETMRDDDLVIITADHGCDPTFDRHTDHTREYVPLLVYGHGTAAGVNLGTRASFVDVACTIAEIFGLKHKFGGASFLKQITGEQQ
- a CDS encoding ABC transporter permease; the protein is MILTPIEIRDAIAMALSSVRANKMRAGLTILGVMIGVASVISLASIIDGLDGAMDEEIDALGSNSIFITRYAFDVDRSKLSDDDRNRPPISSGEARIIQEQCPSVDGVSPQNYYFAPGGNEVKYKNRKGNRPNLMGTWPAYLKVNNLGMEQGRFLTALDEQSRAMVCVIGHNLAEMLFESESPIDKIIRVNGNRFQVVGVFEEKESNFDNDNENNQVTMPLSTFEKIHPWEEELFLMARAESNELIDQAEEEIIGALRVYRQVPFNKGNNFALSTQESFKDYIANITQYIYLAMITITSVGLMVGGIGVMNIMLVSVTERTREIGVRKAIGAKRANIILQFLTEAVTLTGAGGTIGIVFGAGAGLAVNALLGFPLALSAFWILIGFTVSVSVGLISGIYPAYKAAALDPIESLRYE
- a CDS encoding ABC transporter permease, with the protein product MIAATLVKLSVASLWANKLRSSLTLLGVIIGVTSVMTIISALEGMMEGIKAQIDRMGPATFVVAKFGIITSEEAYFEALKRKSIGLDAVKYIEDGCDLCENVCPRAFGRANIKYGSQTLRRVRVGASTSSYIDIVDIEVGQGRYHSQEDDTYRRQVAFIGHTLREELFPGLDPLGRDIRIDGARYRVIGVAKELGSTFGNNRDNFVIVPFSTFIKQFGEPGDNMNITIKAASVAQLPEAMDQVRLVLRSKRHVPYDKPDDFSLVTAENVLDMVNSVTAIFRTGLVGISSISLVVGGIVVMNIMMVSVTERTREIGIRKSVGAKRKHILLQFLYEAMLVTMSGGLVGIVLGYIIAKVLVGMIDMEISPSTVAIIAGLSISTGTGLVFGIYPAMKAAKLDPIKALSYE